A window from Peromyscus eremicus chromosome 1, PerEre_H2_v1, whole genome shotgun sequence encodes these proteins:
- the Ucp3 gene encoding putative mitochondrial transporter UCP3 → MVGLQPSEVPPTTVVKFLGAGTAACFADLLTFPLDTAKVRLQIQGENPGAQSVQYRGVLGTILTMVRTEGLRSPYSGLVAGLHRQMSFASIRIGLYDSVKQFYTPKGAEHSSIAIRILAGCTTGAMAVTCAQPTDVVKVRFQAMIRLGTGGERKYRGTMDAYRTIAREEGVRGLWKGTWPNITRNAIVNCAEMVTYDIIKEKLLDSRLFTDNFPCHFVSAFGAGFCATVVASPVDVVKTRYMNAPPGRYRSPLHCMLRMVAQEGPTAFYKGFVPSFLRLGAWNVMMFVTYEQLKRALMKIQILRESPF, encoded by the exons ATGGTTGGACTTCAGCCATCAGAAGTGCCTCCCACAACAGTTGTGAAGTTCCTGGGGGCCGGTACGGCCGCCTGTTTCGCTgacctcctcaccttccccctggACACCGCCAAGGTCCGCCTGCAG ATCCAGGGGGAGAACCCAGGGGCTCAGAGCGTGCAGTACCGTGGCGTGCTGGGTACCATCCTGACCATGGTGCGCACCGAGGGTCTCCGCAGCCCCTACAGCGGACTGGTTGCTGGCCTGCATCGCCAGATGAGCTTTGCCTCCATTCGAATCGGCCTCTACGACTCTGTCAAACAGTTCTACACCCCCAAAGGAGCGGAAC ACTCCAGCATCGCCATCAGGATTCTGGCAGGCTGCACCACGGGAGCCATGGCAGTGACCTGTGCCCAACCTACGGATGTGGTGAAGGTCCGATTTCAAGCCATGATACGCCTGGGAACTGGAGGCGAGAGGAAATACAGAGGAACTATGGATGCCTACCGAACCATCGCCAGGGAGGAAGGAGTCAGGGGCCTGTGGAAAG GGACATGGCCCAACATCACGAGAAACGCCATTGTCAACTGTGCTGAGATGGTGACCTATGACATCATCAAGGAGAAGCTGCTGGACTCTCGCCTGTTCACTG ACAACTTCCCCTGTCACTTCGTCTCTGCCTTTGGAGCTGGCTTTTGTGCCACAGTGGTGGCCTCTCCAGTGGACGTGGTAAAGACCAGATACATGAATGCTCCCCCAGGCAGGTACCGCAGCCCTCTACACTGTATGCTGAGGATGGTGGCCCAGGAGGGCCCCACAGCCTTCTACAAAGG ATTTGTGCCCTCCTTTCTGCGTTTGGGAGCCTGGAACGTGATGATGTTTGTAACCTACGAGCAGCTGAAACGGGCCTTGATGAAAATCCAGATATTACGGGAATCTCCATTTTGA